Within the Scytonema millei VB511283 genome, the region CGACGAAAATATCTTCGAGGTTGGAGGGTCGTGCCATAATTCCGGTTTTGTTTTGTTGTTGGTTAATGAAAGTGTTGGCATCCTCTAAGCTAGGAAAGAAAAGGTATTCCCAGCGCTCCTCGACTTGCTTCATCACTAACCCTTCACCATACTGCGATCGCAGTTGTGATAAAGTTCCCAAGGAAATCAATTTGCCACCGTCCATAATTCCGATGCGGTTACACAAATACTCGACTTCCTCCATGTAGTGTGTGGTTAGCAATATCGTCATTCCCTGCTTGTTGAGATCGAGAATAATTTCCCATAAGCGCCGCCTAGTTTGAGGGTCTAGTCCTACGGTTGGTTCATCTAAAAATAAAATCTGTGGTTGGTGTAACAAAGCTCTGGCAATCTGCAAGCGCCGCTTCATTCCTCCTGAGAGGGTTTTGACTAAACTATCGCGACGGTCTGCTAACTCTACATATTCCAGCCATTGACCGATCCGCTGCTGGCGTTGAGGATTGGGAATGTGATGCAATCGTCCGTGCAATTCCATATTCTCCCAAACAGAGAGATCGTTATCGACGCTGATTTGCTGCAAGACTACGCCAATGTACTGCTTCACCATGATGGATTGACGCACGAGATCGAATCCTGCTACCTCAACTTGACCCTGGGTTGGTTTGGTCAGCGTTGTTAACATCCGAATCGTAGTTGACTTACCAGCGCCATTGGGT harbors:
- a CDS encoding ABC transporter ATP-binding protein, which translates into the protein MSAAVSLQNVYKSYNNVPVVNDLSFTIQPGEIFGLLGPNGAGKSTTIRMLTTLTKPTQGQVEVAGFDLVRQSIMVKQYIGVVLQQISVDNDLSVWENMELHGRLHHIPNPQRQQRIGQWLEYVELADRRDSLVKTLSGGMKRRLQIARALLHQPQILFLDEPTVGLDPQTRRRLWEIILDLNKQGMTILLTTHYMEEVEYLCNRIGIMDGGKLISLGTLSQLRSQYGEGLVMKQVEERWEYLFFPSLEDANTFINQQQNKTGIMARPSNLEDIFVELTGRRLD